From one Phoenix dactylifera cultivar Barhee BC4 unplaced genomic scaffold, palm_55x_up_171113_PBpolish2nd_filt_p 000285F, whole genome shotgun sequence genomic stretch:
- the LOC113460931 gene encoding zingipain-2-like: protein MAHQCFVLTLMVLGVWVSGATARGIADEPMSTRHEQWMAQYGRVYKDAVEKERRFQIFRDNYKYVESVNRAGDRKYKLGLNQFADMTNEEFKASRLGFKPMPTESTRGSFQYANLSDAPDSMNWRTRGAVTPVKNQRSCGCCWAFSSVAAIEAIAQIKTGNLVSLSEQQLVDCDTNDGNKGCDGGFMTSAFQYVVDNGGITTEDNYPYMAADGTCDTNRASSSAATISGYESVPANDESSLLQAVANQPVSVGIDGSGQDFQLYKGGIFTGPCETEMNHAVTAVGYGTAEDGTKYWLVKNSWGTTWGEMGYMRIQRDVGAPEGLCGIAKLASYPTA, encoded by the exons ATGGCTCACCAATGCTTTGTGCTCACGTTGATGGTCTTGGGTGTTTGGGTCTCTGGAGCGACGGCTCGTGGCATTGCTGATGAGCCTATGTCGACAAGGCACGAGCAGTGGATGGCTCAGTATGGGCGGGTCTACAAGGACGCAGTAGAGAAGGAGCGACGATTCCAAATCTTCAGGGACAACTACAAGTACGTCGAGTCTGTCAATAGAGCTGGCGATCGCAAGTATAAGCTCGGCCTCAACCAGTTTGCGGACATGACCAACGAGGAGTTCAAGGCCTCTCGCCTTGGATTCAAGCCCATGCCTACGGAGTCCACGAGAGGAAGCTTTCAGTACGCAAACCTGAGCGACGCGCCTGACAGCATGAACTGGAGAACCAGAGGTGCAGTTACACCCGTCAAGAACCAACGCTCGTGCG GGTGCTGTTGGGCATTCTCTTCTGTGGCTGCCATTGAAGCGATTGCTCAAATCAAGACCGGCAACTTGGTCTCCTTGTCGGAGCAACAACTCGTGGACTGTGATACTAACGATGGAAACAAAGGATGCGACGGGGGATTTATGACAAGTGCCTTCCAATATGTCGTTGATAATGGAGGGATAACAACTGAAGATAACTACCCTTACATGGCAGCTGATGGCACTTGTGACACCAACAGGGCATCATCATCGGCAGCTACTATCAGCGGCTACGAGAGCGTGCCTGCAAATGATGAGTCCTCGCTCTTACAGGCGGTCGCGAACCAGCCTGTTTCAGTTGGCATCGATGGTAGTGGGCAAGACTTCCAGCTCTACAAAGGTGGCATCTTCACCGGTCCGTGTGAAACGGAAATGAACCACGCTGTGACCGCTGTTGGTTACGGGACAGCTGAGGATGGGACTAAATATTGGCTGGTAAAGAATTCATGGGGTACAACTTGGGGTGAGATGGGATACATGCGCATCCAGCGTGATGTTGGTGCACCGGAAGGGCTCTGTGGTATTGCCAAGCTTGCTTCTTACCCAACAGCATAA